In Podospora pseudopauciseta strain CBS 411.78 chromosome 3, whole genome shotgun sequence, one genomic interval encodes:
- the PET9 gene encoding ADP/ATP carrier protein (EggNog:ENOG503NWSK; COG:C) — protein MSDAKPHVLGMPPFVVDFLMGGVSAAVSKTAAAPIERIKLLVQNQDEMIKAGRLDRRYAGITDCFKRVTADEGVMSLWRGNTANVIRYFPTQALNFAFRDKFKKMFGYKKDKDGYAKWMAGNLASGGAAGATSLLFVYSLDYARTRLANDSKSAKGGGARQFNGLIDVYRKTLAADGIRGLYRGFGPSVAGIVVYRGLYFGMYDSIKPVLLVGDLQNNFLASFALGWCVTTGAGIASYPLDTVRRRMMMTSGEAVKYKSSFDAFQQIVRKEGVKSLFKGAGANILRGVAGAGVLSIYDQLQVLMFGKAFKGGSG, from the exons ATGTCTGACGCTAAGCCTCACGTTTTGGGCATGCCC CCCTTCGTGGTGGACTTCTTGA TGGGTGGTGtctccgccgccgtctcgaagaccgctgctgctcccaTCGAGCGCATCAAGCTTCTCGTTCAGAACCAG GATGAGATGATCAAGGCCGGCCGCCTCGACCGCCGCTATGCTGGTATCACCGACTGCTTCAAGCGCGTCACCGCCGACGAGGGTGTCATGTCCCTCTGGCGTGGCAACACTGCCAACGTCATCCGTTACTTCCCCACCCAGGCCTTGAACTTCGCTTTCCGTGACAAGTTCAAGAAGATGTTCGGCtacaagaaggacaaggatgGCTACGCCAAGTGGATGGCTGGTAACCTTGCCTCCGGTGGT GCCGCTGGTGCCACttccctcctcttcgtctACTCCCTTGACTACGCCCGTACCCGTCTGGCCAACGACTCCAAGTCTGCCAAGGGTGGCGGTGCCCGTCAGTTCAACGGTCTCATCGACGTCTACAGAAAGACTCTCGCCGCTGACGGCATCCGCGGTCTCTACCGTGGCTTCGGTCCTTCCGTTGCCGGTATTGTCGTCTACCGTGGTCTCTACTTCGGCATGTACGACTCCATCAAGCCCGTCCTCCTTGTCGGTGACCTCCAGAACAACTTCCTTGCCTCTTTCGCCCTTGGTTGGTGCGTCACCACCGGTGCCGGTATCGCCTCTTATCCCCTTGATACCGTCCGTCGTcgcatgatgatgacctcCGGTGAGGCTGTCAAGTACAAGTCCTCTTTCGATGCCTTCCAGCAGATCGTCCGCAAGGAGGGTGTCAAGTCTCTCTTCAAGGGTGCCGGTGCCAACATCCTCCGTGGTGTCGCCGGTGCTGGTGTCTTGTCCATCTATGACCAGCTCCAGGTCCTCATGTTCGGCAAGGCCTTCAAGGGTGGTTCCGGCTAA
- a CDS encoding hypothetical protein (EggNog:ENOG503P5FY; COG:S) — protein sequence MQFKTLALAALASLASAQRTWVVTVAQNGSLTFSPDNIKAAPGEFVQFQFLAGNHTVTQSTFDKPCQPIAMHSNATGFHSGFQPVAASASMGMIPTYTIQINNTNPLWLYCAQGRHCENGMSMVINEPATNPNRTLANYKALAAQAQTILPGGSASGGQTGSTDSPTTPPTGTTPDGETAPGTETSESASPSVTAGAGMLAAPGAFVLFAAGAVAMLL from the exons ATGCAGTTCAAGACACTTGCCCTTGCCGCTCTCGCGAGCTTGGCCTCCGCTCAAAGAACCTGGGTTGTCACCGTTGCGCAGAACGGCAGCCTCACCTTTTCCCCGGACAACATCAAGGCCGCACCAGGCGAGTTTGTCCAGTTCCAGTTCCTCGCTGGCAACCATACCGTCACTCAGTCCACCTTCGACAAGCCATGCCAACCCATCGCCATGCACAGCAACGCTACCGGCTTCCACTCCGGCTTCCAGCCCGTGGCCGCCTCTGCCTCGATGGGCATGATCCCCACCTACACCATCcagatcaacaacaccaaccccctctggCTCTACTGCGCTCAGGGCCGTCACTGCGAGAACGGCATGTCCATGGTCATTAACGAGCC agcaaccaaccccaaccgcaCCCTCGCCAACTACAAGGCCCTTGCCGCCCAGGCTCAGACCATTCTCCCCGGCGGCAGCGCCTCGGGCGGCCAGACCGGCAGCACCGActcccccaccactccccccaccggcaccacccccGATGGCGAGACCGCCCCCGGCACCGAGACCTCCGAGAGCGCCTCCCCAAGCGTCACGGCTGGTGCTGGCATGCTCGCCGCGCCAGGAGCCTTTGTGCTCTTTGCCGCCGGTGCTGTCGCCATGCTTCTTTAA
- a CDS encoding hypothetical protein (COG:S; EggNog:ENOG503P6KC) produces the protein MSFCKRYTSFHISTPRLPVIWMEDQNGDASPDKRSRYVIGQSRHASQFQSFNSNLVQLIKQTPTAPYSYLTSKSPFISSLSRTTIRLARYISMPPKQSTGAGGRGRPAGSVNKSSAAAKTAANSSKRATANTTTGANKKRKATLSDEENDSGRRRTQPEVEEEEEDEDDEDDEDDERESIPPELLSKIVHELFEHKETKITKDANNALSGYMDVFVREAIARAAAERKGVFLEVEDLEKVAAQLVLDL, from the coding sequence ATGTCATTTTGTAAAAGATATACTTCCTTCCATATATCAACACCAAGGTTGCCAGTGATATGGATGGAAGACCAGAATGGTGATGCTTCGCCTGACAAACGGTCACGTTACGTAATTGGCCAGTCGCGTCACGCTTCCCAATTTCAATCTTTCAACTCCAACCTTGTTCAATTAATTAAACAAACCCCAACCGCCCCATATTCCTACCTAACGTCGAAATCACCTTTCATCTCAAGTCTTAGCAGAACAACTATTCGACTTGCTAGGTATATCAGCATGCCACCAAAACAGTCTACCGGTGCGGGCGGCCGCGGTCGACCAGCCGGGAGCGTTAACAAGTCCAGCGCTGCTGCAAAAACGGCAGCCAACTCGAGTAAACGCGCAACAGCCAATACCACTACTGGtgccaacaagaagagaaaagccACACTCTCCGACGAGGAGAACGACTCTGGCAGACGACGAACCCAGCcagaagtggaggaggaggaagaagacgaagacgacgaagacgacgaagacgacgagagGGAGTCGATCCCGCCTGAGCTACTCTCAAAGATCGTTCACGAGCTGTTTGAGCACAAGGAAACCAAGATCACCAAGGACGCTAACAATGCTCTGTCGGGGTATATGGATGTTTTTGTGAGGGAGGCGATCGCGCGAGCGGCtgcggagaggaagggggtttttttggaggtggaagatTTGGAGAAGGTGGCGGCGCAGTTGGTTTTGGATCTTTGA